In Candidatus Nitrosotenuis cloacae, the following proteins share a genomic window:
- the sat gene encoding sulfate adenylyltransferase, whose translation MTAIDPHGGKLVSRMTQKAAGGALTVTISDDLANDVENIADGIFSPLEGFLSQADFESVVKRGRLASDLPWTVPIVLDVDKETATKMKQAGDVALKTAQGPEFAVLHVEEVYTFDKQATSQSVYGTTDQNHPGVAKTLSMNEYLVGGKIDYTVRPGDDPIRKYRMTPEQTRKAFSDAGWKSVVAFQTRNPPHVAHEMLQKTSLTTHDGVFVNPLIGKKKSGDFADDVILESYIAMIDNYYPKNRCILGTLHTEMRYAGPKEAIHHAIMRQNYGCTNIIIGRDHAGVGKYYSPFAAQEIFSDYTDLVIEPIFFPAFYYCRKCLTFTNERACPHSPEFHEQISGTKMRSMIDAGQAPSEFILRPEVSKVIMGHKKPFVD comes from the coding sequence ATGACTGCAATAGATCCGCACGGCGGCAAACTGGTAAGCAGGATGACGCAGAAAGCGGCAGGGGGTGCCCTTACTGTTACGATATCTGACGATCTTGCAAACGATGTAGAAAACATCGCGGACGGGATATTCAGCCCGCTTGAGGGGTTTCTGTCGCAGGCGGACTTTGAAAGCGTCGTAAAGAGGGGAAGGCTTGCAAGCGACCTTCCGTGGACCGTTCCGATCGTTCTTGATGTGGATAAAGAGACTGCGACAAAGATGAAGCAGGCAGGTGACGTGGCACTCAAGACGGCGCAGGGTCCAGAGTTTGCGGTATTGCATGTGGAGGAGGTGTACACGTTTGACAAGCAGGCAACGTCGCAGTCGGTATACGGCACGACTGACCAAAACCACCCAGGAGTGGCAAAGACGCTTTCGATGAACGAGTATCTTGTTGGCGGCAAGATTGACTATACCGTGAGGCCGGGGGACGACCCGATTCGCAAGTACAGGATGACGCCTGAGCAGACAAGAAAGGCGTTCTCCGATGCGGGATGGAAGTCGGTTGTGGCATTTCAGACAAGGAACCCGCCGCACGTGGCGCACGAGATGCTGCAAAAGACGTCGCTTACCACACACGACGGGGTGTTTGTCAACCCGCTGATAGGCAAGAAAAAGTCGGGCGACTTTGCAGACGATGTCATCTTGGAATCGTACATTGCCATGATTGACAATTATTATCCGAAGAACAGGTGCATACTTGGGACGCTGCACACGGAGATGAGGTACGCAGGACCAAAGGAGGCAATACATCACGCCATCATGAGGCAGAACTACGGATGCACCAACATCATCATAGGGCGGGACCACGCGGGGGTCGGAAAATATTACTCGCCGTTTGCGGCGCAGGAGATCTTTTCGGATTACACCGACCTTGTCATAGAGCCTATCTTCTTTCCGGCGTTTTATTATTGCAGAAAATGCCTCACATTCACAAACGAGAGGGCGTGCCCGCACAGTCCAGAATTCCACGAGCAAATAAGCGGCACGAAGATGCGCTCCATGATAGATGCGGGACAGGCCCCGTCGGAGTTCATACTGCGACCAGAGGTCTCAAAGGTAATAATGGGCCACAAAAAGCCGTTTGTGGATTAG
- a CDS encoding phosphoadenylyl-sulfate reductase has translation MPRFTQDEVDKINSTLKTPEDALRWAYGTFGDKIAKASSFGPEDSVVTDMIISVNPKARFFTLDTGRLNQETYDVMDAISKRYGIKFEVMFPDTAEVEQMVRIKGINLFYESVENRKLCCEIRKVHPLNKMLGTLDAWVTGLRRDQNENRSRASMVEIDAMHGGIIKVNPIIDWSWEQILDYIKQKNLPYNKLLDKGYTSIGCEPCTRATKPGEDLRAGRWWWEADSHKECGLHMDHSVK, from the coding sequence GTGCCAAGATTCACGCAGGACGAGGTGGACAAGATAAACTCGACTCTAAAGACGCCGGAGGACGCGCTGAGGTGGGCGTATGGTACGTTTGGCGACAAGATTGCCAAGGCGTCAAGCTTCGGGCCCGAGGACTCGGTTGTAACGGATATGATAATCTCGGTGAACCCAAAGGCGCGGTTTTTCACACTTGACACGGGCCGGCTCAACCAGGAGACGTACGACGTAATGGACGCAATCAGCAAAAGATACGGCATAAAGTTCGAGGTGATGTTTCCAGATACTGCCGAGGTGGAGCAGATGGTGAGGATAAAGGGGATAAACCTGTTCTACGAGAGCGTTGAGAACAGAAAGCTCTGCTGCGAAATACGCAAGGTGCACCCGCTAAACAAGATGCTGGGCACGCTTGACGCGTGGGTGACGGGGCTCAGACGGGACCAGAACGAGAACCGCTCAAGGGCGTCCATGGTTGAGATTGACGCAATGCACGGCGGAATAATTAAAGTGAACCCCATAATTGATTGGAGTTGGGAACAGATTCTTGATTACATTAAACAGAAAAATCTTCCATACAACAAGCTGCTCGACAAGGGCTACACCAGCATCGGCTGTGAGCCGTGCACCAGGGCGACAAAGCCTGGCGAGGACCTGCGGGCGGGGCGCTGGTGGTGGGAGGCTGACTCGCACAAAGAGTGCGGACTGCACATGGACCATTCTGTGAAATGA
- a CDS encoding thiamine biosynthesis protein translates to MSETAFVVIFPSAFSKNKQSVLIANVRKILKIQNQSYQKIATDDDLITIDANDPVFASSAVNLLFGISRVSIARRVENKYDTVVSAIARIGASLLLSGEQFHVKVEGASTGYIPKDVEIAATSALIEKTHEMGCRPGSEEKHDKQIHCFLTRKNAYISIFSDRGHGGVPYNSQGEQAVCCIHDELSAVSCIESIKQGFDAKMLVCYNDANLMELVKLTNRIIPRTMSGAVTIEFFKVPTKDTATSILQRALVATKLSCRIAKKQKIPRVCIGLSPLTHPVWFIDQNTSLVAKDKLAPWVPLAGLDDEIIRTAKEMGLGKYLHKIERLGALKFAKNIPDISDILSQAERTHQTVTVKVGPNNIHDILDALKH, encoded by the coding sequence ATGAGCGAAACTGCCTTTGTTGTGATATTTCCATCAGCATTTTCCAAAAACAAGCAAAGCGTTCTGATTGCAAACGTAAGAAAGATCCTCAAGATACAGAACCAGTCGTACCAAAAGATAGCAACGGATGACGACCTGATAACAATAGATGCAAACGATCCCGTGTTTGCCTCGTCCGCAGTAAACCTCCTGTTTGGGATATCCCGCGTCTCCATTGCAAGAAGAGTGGAAAACAAGTACGATACGGTGGTGTCCGCAATCGCAAGGATCGGCGCAAGCCTGCTTCTCAGCGGAGAACAGTTCCACGTAAAGGTGGAAGGCGCATCCACGGGCTACATACCAAAGGACGTCGAGATTGCCGCAACGTCTGCACTTATCGAAAAAACGCACGAGATGGGATGCAGGCCGGGATCCGAGGAGAAGCACGACAAGCAGATACACTGCTTTCTCACCCGCAAGAACGCGTACATTTCCATATTCTCGGACCGGGGCCACGGCGGTGTCCCGTACAACTCGCAGGGCGAGCAGGCAGTCTGCTGCATACACGACGAGCTGTCCGCAGTGTCGTGCATTGAGTCAATAAAGCAGGGCTTTGACGCCAAGATGCTGGTCTGCTACAACGACGCAAACCTGATGGAGCTGGTCAAGCTGACAAACAGAATCATCCCAAGAACCATGTCAGGTGCGGTGACAATAGAGTTCTTCAAGGTGCCAACAAAGGACACCGCAACATCCATTCTGCAACGCGCCCTTGTTGCAACCAAGCTATCATGCAGAATTGCAAAAAAGCAAAAGATACCCCGCGTCTGCATCGGCCTATCACCACTTACGCACCCCGTGTGGTTTATCGACCAGAACACGTCCCTTGTCGCAAAGGACAAGCTTGCGCCGTGGGTGCCTCTTGCAGGACTGGACGACGAGATCATCAGGACCGCAAAGGAGATGGGCCTTGGAAAATACCTGCACAAAATAGAGAGACTGGGCGCGCTCAAGTTTGCAAAAAACATCCCAGACATCTCCGACATTCTAAGTCAGGCGGAGAGGACGCACCAGACAGTCACAGTAAAGGTCGGGCCAAACAACATCCATGACATTTTGGATGCGCTCAAGCATTGA
- a CDS encoding glycosyltransferase yields the protein MKRIGQFIYSWGNGHYSRMMLLDEELARYSNGWEIHYSSKDDIYRKLLKRFPEKRQYVHEILMPTPIDGRYGPSITLSMLNFLLPVRGSPPLVRQVSSYLREEAKLFNSVKFDLSISDGDMGPNILARNRGIKSIFVTNQFKPKLWRSHSYFYPGVLYIAKQIAKATKIIVADSPPPYTICEYNLNFPDSVKEKVVYAGHFAKNERSPPAPPTDLERLLQDCDFGYWMRTGNKSTNEVTGRKYEEVFSSDEMRNERRVISHATADPSIDAVTGRDGRRYSVSEAAEKKIDWIQIDIGFLTEQQKETALDLCRYAVVNGSHTVMGEIIGVKGKPIIGIPVYDEQGNQIDWAQEHNLGVGAKSKRQVISAISTLRSNYPKFEQAISEFQKNFVPNGARATAKIAAEMLEDKN from the coding sequence ATGAAGAGAATAGGGCAGTTCATCTACTCATGGGGAAACGGCCACTATTCCAGAATGATGCTCCTCGACGAGGAGCTTGCCAGGTACTCAAACGGGTGGGAGATCCACTACTCCAGCAAGGACGACATATACCGGAAACTGCTCAAGCGGTTCCCAGAAAAGCGCCAGTACGTCCACGAGATACTGATGCCGACACCAATTGACGGAAGGTACGGGCCCAGCATCACTTTGTCGATGCTCAACTTTCTCCTTCCCGTGCGTGGCAGCCCGCCCCTTGTGAGACAGGTGAGCAGCTACCTCAGAGAGGAGGCAAAGCTCTTCAACTCTGTCAAGTTCGATCTTTCGATAAGCGACGGTGACATGGGACCGAACATCCTTGCACGCAACCGCGGGATAAAGTCGATCTTTGTCACAAACCAGTTCAAGCCGAAGCTCTGGAGATCACACTCTTACTTTTATCCAGGCGTTCTGTACATTGCAAAACAGATAGCAAAGGCAACCAAGATAATAGTCGCCGACTCGCCGCCGCCGTATACCATCTGCGAGTACAACCTCAACTTCCCGGACTCTGTAAAAGAAAAGGTGGTGTATGCGGGGCACTTTGCAAAGAACGAAAGGTCGCCTCCTGCCCCCCCAACCGACCTTGAGAGGTTGCTGCAGGACTGCGACTTTGGGTACTGGATGCGCACCGGCAACAAGTCGACAAACGAGGTGACCGGAAGAAAGTACGAGGAGGTGTTCTCCTCAGACGAGATGAGAAACGAGAGGCGCGTAATCTCGCACGCAACTGCTGACCCCTCAATTGATGCCGTAACCGGCAGGGACGGAAGGAGATACTCCGTGTCCGAGGCGGCAGAAAAAAAGATAGACTGGATACAAATCGACATCGGGTTCCTCACCGAGCAGCAAAAAGAGACTGCACTTGACCTGTGCAGGTACGCAGTGGTCAATGGATCGCACACCGTAATGGGCGAGATAATCGGAGTCAAGGGCAAGCCGATAATTGGCATCCCGGTGTACGACGAGCAGGGAAACCAGATAGACTGGGCACAGGAGCACAACCTCGGAGTAGGCGCCAAGAGCAAAAGGCAGGTGATCTCCGCCATTTCCACGTTGAGGAGCAACTACCCCAAATTCGAGCAGGCCATATCGGAGTTCCAGAAAAACTTTGTACCAAACGGAGCAAGGGCGACTGCAAAGATTGCAGCCGAGATGCTCGAAGATAAGAACTAA